From the genome of Bifidobacterium asteroides, one region includes:
- a CDS encoding MerR family transcriptional regulator yields MTTIMQPQAETQTAQTQADQESGPWYTIRQASLMSGMPETTLRYYETIGIIPPIARDPSSGHRCYNQEDLDLLETISCLSATGMSLEHMREYLGNRAAGSEAAGRQIELLDEQEQRLDQRMADLRARKRYVQLKIKYWGRIRDHDQAGATQLISQSAQIIEAAKRSGNERLPG; encoded by the coding sequence ATGACCACCATCATGCAGCCCCAGGCTGAAACCCAGACCGCCCAAACCCAGGCCGACCAGGAATCCGGGCCCTGGTACACCATTCGCCAGGCCTCGCTCATGTCAGGGATGCCGGAGACTACCCTGCGCTACTACGAGACCATCGGCATCATTCCGCCCATCGCCAGGGATCCCTCAAGCGGCCACCGCTGCTACAACCAGGAGGATCTGGACCTGCTGGAGACCATCTCCTGCCTGAGCGCCACGGGCATGTCCCTGGAGCACATGCGGGAGTATCTGGGCAACCGCGCGGCGGGATCCGAGGCCGCCGGACGGCAGATCGAACTCCTGGACGAGCAGGAACAGCGGCTGGACCAGCGGATGGCCGACCTGCGCGCACGGAAACGGTATGTGCAGCTCAAAATAAAATACTGGGGGCGCATCCGCGACCACGACCAGGCTGGTGCAACACAACTAATCAGTCAGAGTGCCCAGATTATCGAGGCCGCCAAGCGTAGCGGCAACGAGCGGCTGCCGGGCTGA
- a CDS encoding GTP pyrophosphokinase family protein — MKQRLSDLDERDRPKLNIDEITEFVNLMQTYEGAMYEISTKLDVLDTEFQVRFSHNPIHHMERRLKSVDSLIGKLHRKNLPVTIASVRDHIFDVAGVRVICNYRDDVYSVSRYLSDQSDIQVLRVKDYIRNPKMNGYRSLHVIYAVPVFLTSGPHYTPVEVQFRTIAMDYWASLEHQLRYKSDLPDARLAEHSQTLLDCARSLQNIEVQMQSIHRDISGSPQEQDSDDEAISGNTD; from the coding sequence ATGAAGCAACGGCTGTCAGACTTGGACGAAAGGGACCGCCCCAAGCTGAATATCGACGAGATAACGGAATTCGTCAATCTCATGCAGACCTACGAGGGGGCCATGTACGAGATTTCGACCAAGCTGGACGTGCTGGACACCGAGTTCCAGGTCAGGTTCAGCCACAACCCCATCCATCACATGGAGCGCCGGCTCAAGAGCGTGGACTCGCTGATCGGCAAGCTGCACCGCAAGAACCTGCCCGTCACCATCGCCTCGGTGCGCGATCACATCTTCGATGTGGCCGGCGTGCGTGTCATCTGCAACTACCGGGACGACGTCTACTCGGTCTCCCGCTATCTCTCCGACCAATCGGACATCCAGGTGCTGAGGGTCAAGGACTACATCCGCAATCCCAAGATGAACGGCTACCGCAGCCTGCACGTCATCTATGCCGTGCCTGTCTTCCTGACCTCGGGCCCCCACTACACGCCGGTCGAGGTTCAGTTCCGCACCATCGCCATGGACTACTGGGCCTCCCTGGAGCACCAGTTGCGCTACAAGTCCGACCTACCCGACGCCCGCCTGGCCGAGCATTCGCAGACCCTGCTGGACTGCGCCCGCTCCCTGCAGAACATCGAGGTGCAGATGCAGTCCATCCACCGCGACATCTCAGGTTCGCCCCAGGAGCAGGATTCCGACGACGAAGCCATCAGCGGCAATACCGATTAA
- a CDS encoding DNA translocase FtsK has translation MTRKQQADARGRGRTASKDSQDPEPFWHKVLLALPRGMGSLVRAVAGKNGDNSAYRKDGLCFVLVILAVLFCASEWFRVNGFLGRGLHALAAGVLGLCSIILPVVLLFAAFRLVCYTGREAGNLPVVGGLMVVLWSVCSILDVLMASDYRGFDMKAISDSGGLLGFFLGSPLAWGLSKVFAVVIFVLVAIFGLFITFRFHMSDLMAWLRGKRTHDSSSASPQTAPNEVRLGDDTLPLEPGVPTHQEPDQEDTQNSGRNGVVGWLSRLLHGRIGKDTDTHLERYEADEPFSQAASLEGADQSDQSAQGAESDHVSTQNMPAVEAPATAALLDAREHGHPKVDPAALSGVGASDPWAAAAAAADTVQMDGQPASGAGSQTAGAQGAGAQGTDASSSSDDRQVDESRPYVLPSTDLLVKGKPHAVRTSANDAVIKALQSTFQQFDVDAKVVGFLRGPSVTQYEVELGPGVKVEKVTNLQRNIAYAVASSDVRILSPIPGKSAIGIEIPNVDREIVHLGDVLRSDKAKQDDNPMMTAVGKDVEGHYVTADLTKMPHLLVAGATGSGKSSFINSMLVSLIMRATPEQVRLIMVDPKRVELSAYAGIPHLLTPIITEPKKAAQALEWVVKEMDARYDDLQFFGFRHIKDFNKAVREGKVHAPAGSNRKVAPYPYLVVVVDEMADLMMVAKNDVESSIQRITQLARAAGVHLVLATQRPSVDVVTGLIKANIPSRLAFATSSSTDSRVILDATGAETLIGQGDALFLPMGQAKPTRVQGAWVSESEIRKAVDYVRTQRKPHYREDIEQMADKADHKNEIQEEIGDDMDELLQAAELVVTTQFGSTSMLQRKLRVGFARAGRLMDLLESRGIVGPSEGSKAREVLIQPPQLQQALAFIRGDATSMDPAPDEQAQG, from the coding sequence ATGACACGTAAGCAGCAAGCAGACGCACGCGGTCGCGGCCGGACCGCATCCAAGGACAGCCAAGACCCGGAACCCTTCTGGCATAAGGTCTTGCTGGCCCTGCCCCGGGGCATGGGATCCTTGGTTCGTGCCGTGGCCGGCAAAAACGGCGACAACTCCGCCTATCGCAAGGACGGACTCTGCTTCGTACTGGTCATCCTGGCCGTGCTTTTCTGCGCCAGCGAATGGTTCCGCGTGAACGGCTTTCTGGGGCGGGGGCTGCATGCCCTGGCTGCGGGCGTTCTGGGACTCTGCAGCATCATCCTGCCGGTGGTTCTGCTCTTTGCGGCCTTCCGGCTGGTCTGCTACACCGGGCGCGAGGCCGGCAACCTGCCTGTGGTGGGCGGACTCATGGTGGTGCTCTGGTCGGTCTGCTCCATTCTGGACGTGCTCATGGCCTCGGATTATCGCGGCTTTGACATGAAGGCCATCAGTGACTCAGGCGGCCTTCTGGGGTTCTTTCTGGGGTCGCCTCTGGCCTGGGGGCTGTCCAAGGTCTTCGCCGTAGTCATCTTTGTTCTTGTGGCCATTTTCGGTCTCTTCATCACCTTTAGATTCCATATGAGTGACCTCATGGCCTGGCTGCGCGGCAAGAGGACCCATGACTCCAGCTCGGCTTCGCCGCAGACCGCCCCCAACGAGGTCAGACTGGGCGATGACACCCTGCCCCTGGAGCCCGGCGTGCCCACCCACCAGGAGCCGGACCAGGAGGATACCCAGAACTCCGGCAGGAACGGGGTGGTTGGCTGGCTTAGTCGCTTGCTGCATGGCCGCATCGGCAAGGACACGGACACCCATCTTGAGCGTTACGAGGCTGACGAGCCCTTCTCCCAGGCGGCCTCGCTGGAGGGTGCTGACCAGAGTGATCAGTCGGCGCAGGGTGCCGAGTCTGATCACGTGTCCACGCAGAACATGCCCGCGGTGGAGGCCCCGGCCACGGCTGCTCTGCTGGATGCCAGGGAGCATGGGCACCCCAAGGTGGATCCGGCCGCGCTGTCCGGCGTGGGGGCCTCGGACCCCTGGGCCGCCGCCGCAGCAGCAGCCGACACCGTGCAGATGGATGGCCAGCCCGCTTCGGGAGCAGGGAGCCAGACAGCCGGAGCCCAGGGTGCGGGAGCACAGGGTACCGACGCGTCAAGCTCCTCCGATGACCGCCAGGTGGACGAGAGCCGGCCCTATGTGCTGCCCAGCACGGACCTGCTGGTCAAGGGGAAGCCTCACGCGGTCAGGACCTCAGCCAACGACGCAGTCATCAAGGCCTTGCAGTCAACCTTCCAGCAGTTCGATGTGGACGCCAAGGTGGTGGGCTTCCTGCGTGGCCCCTCGGTCACCCAGTACGAGGTGGAGTTGGGGCCGGGCGTCAAAGTGGAGAAGGTCACCAATCTTCAGCGCAACATCGCCTACGCGGTGGCCAGTTCGGACGTTCGCATCCTGTCTCCTATCCCCGGCAAGTCGGCCATCGGCATCGAGATTCCCAATGTGGACCGCGAGATCGTCCACCTGGGCGACGTGCTGCGCTCCGACAAGGCCAAGCAGGACGACAACCCCATGATGACCGCCGTGGGCAAGGATGTGGAAGGCCACTATGTGACCGCCGACCTGACCAAGATGCCCCACCTGCTGGTGGCCGGCGCTACGGGTTCGGGCAAGTCCAGTTTCATCAACTCCATGCTAGTTTCGCTGATTATGCGGGCCACGCCAGAACAGGTCCGCCTGATCATGGTGGATCCCAAGCGCGTGGAGCTGAGTGCCTATGCTGGCATTCCTCACCTGCTCACGCCCATCATCACCGAGCCCAAGAAGGCCGCCCAGGCCCTGGAGTGGGTGGTCAAGGAGATGGATGCCCGCTACGACGACCTGCAGTTCTTCGGATTCCGGCACATCAAGGACTTCAACAAGGCCGTGCGCGAGGGCAAGGTCCACGCACCGGCCGGCTCCAACCGCAAGGTGGCGCCTTATCCATACCTGGTCGTGGTGGTCGACGAGATGGCCGACCTGATGATGGTGGCCAAGAACGACGTGGAGAGCTCCATCCAGCGGATCACCCAGCTGGCACGTGCGGCCGGCGTGCACTTGGTCCTGGCCACACAGCGGCCCTCGGTGGACGTGGTCACCGGTCTGATCAAAGCCAACATCCCCTCCAGACTGGCCTTTGCCACATCCTCCTCGACGGATTCCCGAGTCATTCTGGATGCCACTGGCGCCGAGACCCTGATCGGCCAGGGCGATGCCCTCTTCCTGCCCATGGGGCAGGCCAAGCCCACCCGCGTCCAGGGAGCCTGGGTCTCCGAGTCCGAGATCCGCAAGGCGGTGGATTATGTGCGCACCCAGCGCAAACCCCATTACCGCGAAGACATCGAGCAGATGGCCGACAAGGCCGACCACAAGAACGAGATTCAGGAGGAGATCGGCGACGACATGGACGAGCTGCTCCAGGCGGCCGAGCTGGTGGTGACCACCCAGTTCGGATCCACCTCCATGCTCCAGCGCAAACTGCGTGTGGGTTTCGCCAGGGCAGGGAGGCTGATGGACCTGCTGGAGTCGAGGGGAATCGTAGGGCCGTCGGAGGGCTCCAAGGCCCGCGAGGTGCTCATTCAGCCGCCGCAGCTGCAGCAGGCCCTGGCCTTCATCCGAGGCGACGCCACCTCCATGGATCCTGCCCCCGATGAGCAAGCGCAGGGCTGA
- a CDS encoding Fic family protein codes for MTPAERQSAVAFAMRNLLLDDRRPSPLALQAASDFMAGRRQAESLADQARRLEAQSSHKKAKADTPADALFLRSILICQRPWATEGDLEELRDIHRRLLPSLPEGRVLRRPQSDDDASLYPAAMLEQGAAAIGQELAAERNLANLDRPVFTDRLVHYYDELSYLHPFADCNGMTLRIFLSRLSHDAGWDLDWGRADPAAHRRAIQRALRGKTDDLQVLIAGIVRPVNPTRIFLIAGWDQGPAH; via the coding sequence ATGACACCAGCCGAACGTCAGAGCGCCGTGGCCTTCGCCATGCGCAACCTGCTTCTGGATGACCGTCGGCCCAGTCCTTTGGCTCTTCAGGCGGCCAGCGACTTTATGGCGGGCAGAAGGCAGGCCGAGTCACTGGCCGACCAGGCCCGACGCTTGGAGGCACAGAGCAGTCATAAGAAGGCCAAGGCAGATACCCCGGCGGATGCCCTCTTTCTGCGGAGCATCCTGATCTGTCAGCGGCCTTGGGCGACCGAGGGAGATCTTGAAGAGCTGCGGGACATCCACCGTCGGCTGCTGCCCAGTCTGCCGGAAGGGCGAGTGCTGCGCCGACCCCAATCAGACGACGATGCCAGCCTGTATCCGGCGGCCATGCTGGAGCAGGGTGCGGCAGCCATCGGCCAGGAGCTGGCGGCCGAACGCAATCTGGCCAATCTGGATCGTCCGGTCTTCACGGACCGCCTGGTTCACTATTATGACGAGCTCTCCTATCTGCACCCCTTCGCCGACTGCAACGGCATGACTCTGCGCATCTTCCTCTCACGCTTGTCCCACGATGCAGGCTGGGACCTGGATTGGGGACGGGCTGATCCGGCCGCCCACCGCCGGGCCATCCAGCGAGCGCTCCGAGGCAAGACCGATGATCTGCAGGTCCTGATTGCGGGCATAGTCCGCCCGGTCAACCCAACTCGAATATTCCTGATCGCCGGATGGGACCAGGGCCCAGCCCACTGA
- the miaB gene encoding tRNA (N6-isopentenyl adenosine(37)-C2)-methylthiotransferase MiaB: MEAGEGMSMTAQRKGSRGVYYVRTLGCQMNEHDSERIAGVLQDHGYQQATPEQVRAHEVDVMVLNTCAVRDNATERMYGTIGRWHRFKQHKPDTRIAVGGCMAQKDRERIVRAAPWVDAVFGTRDIRSLPGLLDKAREDGRPQVGVSEELRNLPGRLPEVRASRSQAWVSISVGCNNTCTFCIVPSVRGRERDRSMDDILHEVRDCVGSGARQVTLLGQNVNSYGWSTGDRYAFARLLRACGRVPGLERIRFTSPHPAAFTDDVIAAMAETPTVMHQLHMPLQSGSDRILRAMRRSYRSQRFLKILDKVRAAMPDAQITTDIIVGFPGETEEDFQATMDTMRRARFSSAYIFEYSPRPGTPAARMTQLPKAVVQDRFERLHTLQESITMEQMKAFTGKDVEVLIGDGHGRHDGSTHRVTGHERTGVLVHVGVPKGMPAPKPGDLVTCTVTQAGPHYLIADPDPQAGQVYDIR, encoded by the coding sequence ATGGAAGCAGGCGAGGGCATGAGCATGACCGCTCAGCGTAAGGGCAGCAGGGGCGTCTACTATGTGCGGACCCTGGGCTGTCAGATGAACGAGCACGATTCCGAGCGAATTGCCGGGGTGCTGCAAGACCACGGCTACCAGCAGGCCACGCCCGAGCAGGTTCGCGCACACGAGGTGGACGTGATGGTGCTCAACACCTGCGCCGTGCGCGACAACGCCACCGAGCGCATGTACGGGACCATCGGGCGCTGGCACCGGTTCAAGCAGCACAAGCCCGACACGCGCATCGCCGTGGGCGGCTGCATGGCCCAGAAGGATCGGGAGCGGATTGTGAGGGCGGCGCCCTGGGTGGATGCGGTCTTCGGCACCAGGGACATCCGCTCGTTGCCCGGCCTGCTGGATAAGGCCCGCGAGGACGGGCGGCCCCAGGTGGGGGTCTCGGAGGAGTTGCGGAATCTGCCCGGGCGACTGCCGGAGGTCAGGGCCTCGCGCTCGCAGGCCTGGGTGTCCATATCGGTCGGCTGCAACAACACCTGCACTTTTTGCATCGTGCCCTCGGTGCGCGGTCGGGAGCGGGACCGGTCCATGGACGACATCCTGCACGAGGTCCGGGACTGTGTGGGCTCCGGAGCCCGCCAGGTGACCCTGCTGGGGCAGAACGTCAACTCCTACGGCTGGTCGACGGGGGACCGCTACGCCTTCGCCCGACTCCTGCGCGCCTGCGGCCGGGTGCCCGGGCTGGAGCGGATCCGCTTCACCTCGCCCCATCCAGCTGCCTTTACCGACGATGTGATTGCGGCCATGGCCGAGACTCCCACGGTCATGCACCAGCTGCACATGCCCCTGCAGTCGGGCTCCGACCGGATCCTGAGGGCCATGCGGCGCTCCTACCGGTCCCAACGCTTTCTGAAGATACTCGACAAGGTGCGGGCCGCCATGCCCGATGCCCAGATCACCACCGACATCATCGTGGGATTCCCAGGGGAAACCGAGGAGGATTTCCAGGCCACTATGGATACGATGCGCCGGGCGCGCTTCTCGTCGGCCTACATCTTCGAGTATTCGCCTAGGCCCGGCACACCTGCCGCGCGCATGACCCAGCTTCCTAAGGCCGTGGTCCAGGACCGGTTCGAGCGTCTGCATACCCTGCAGGAGTCCATCACCATGGAGCAGATGAAGGCCTTCACGGGCAAAGACGTGGAGGTGCTCATCGGCGACGGGCACGGCCGGCATGACGGCAGCACCCACCGGGTGACCGGGCATGAGCGCACCGGGGTACTGGTCCACGTCGGCGTGCCTAAGGGAATGCCTGCGCCAAAGCCCGGCGACCTGGTCACCTGCACCGTCACCCAGGCAGGGCCCCACTATTTGATCGCTGACCCGGATCCGCAGGCAGGACAGGTTTATGACATCCGCTGA
- a CDS encoding Bax inhibitor-1/YccA family protein yields the protein MAFNGNPRPQAPYSQYAQQPMPTMQGGEPYSMGSPIDANAAYSFEKAERVSMSRAYAEMAVGLLVTALTAYLTARTGLLLAFMQATGTLGWIGMAVVQVAFAMILSARIMRMRTSTARVMFYLYAALMGFTLSTIFITYSLPSIMLTLVISAGFFFVLSMLGLTTRRNMLGMGSIFMAGLLMLILVQLVMLFVAPSNTALRVVSAIGIILFAGLTMYDAQQTRVIFATYRSQGPEAIKRVSILCALNLYLDFVNLFLYILNLVGDRN from the coding sequence ATGGCTTTCAACGGGAATCCGCGGCCGCAGGCCCCATACAGTCAGTACGCGCAGCAGCCGATGCCGACCATGCAGGGCGGTGAGCCCTACAGCATGGGCTCGCCCATCGACGCCAACGCGGCATACAGCTTTGAAAAGGCGGAGCGGGTCTCAATGTCCCGCGCTTATGCGGAGATGGCCGTCGGCCTGCTGGTCACCGCCCTGACGGCCTATCTGACCGCCCGGACCGGACTGCTCCTGGCTTTCATGCAGGCCACGGGCACCCTGGGCTGGATCGGCATGGCCGTGGTCCAGGTGGCCTTCGCCATGATTCTGAGCGCCCGGATCATGCGTATGCGCACCTCCACCGCCCGGGTCATGTTTTACCTCTATGCGGCCCTGATGGGCTTCACTTTGAGCACCATCTTCATAACCTACTCACTGCCGTCCATCATGCTGACCCTGGTGATCAGCGCAGGCTTCTTCTTCGTTCTGAGCATGCTGGGGCTGACCACCCGGCGGAATATGCTGGGCATGGGGTCCATCTTCATGGCCGGCCTGCTCATGCTGATCCTGGTCCAGCTGGTCATGCTCTTCGTGGCCCCTTCGAACACGGCCCTGCGCGTGGTCTCGGCCATCGGCATCATCCTCTTCGCCGGGCTGACCATGTACGACGCCCAGCAGACCAGGGTCATCTTCGCCACCTACCGCAGCCAGGGGCCGGAGGCCATCAAGCGGGTCTCCATCCTCTGCGCCCTCAACCTCTACCTGGACTTCGTCAACCTCTTCCTCTACATCCTGAATCTGGTCGGCGACCGGAACTGA
- a CDS encoding CinA family protein: MIGKSVQARCDDLAGRIIDTCRDSGLLLAAAESLTGGLLADAFVRIPGASDVFLGSAVTYDIAAKAAILKVDQDLLATQGAVHPRVAQEMAEGTARLYTRPGHEDTVIGMATTGVAGPGPDGGDPAGLVYIGLALPARVMGRRIETGLQSHVYRTYAYELHLDGDREQVRRGTVMRILEQLDRALRSRG, encoded by the coding sequence ATGATCGGCAAGAGCGTGCAGGCCCGCTGCGACGACCTGGCTGGACGGATCATCGACACCTGCCGTGATTCTGGCCTGTTGCTGGCTGCAGCCGAATCGCTGACCGGGGGACTGCTGGCCGATGCTTTCGTCAGGATTCCCGGGGCGTCAGACGTCTTTCTGGGCTCGGCCGTCACCTATGACATCGCCGCCAAGGCAGCCATCCTCAAAGTGGACCAGGATCTGCTGGCCACCCAGGGCGCAGTCCATCCCCGGGTTGCCCAGGAGATGGCCGAGGGCACGGCCAGGCTTTACACCAGGCCGGGGCACGAAGATACTGTTATAGGCATGGCCACTACAGGTGTGGCTGGGCCTGGTCCTGATGGGGGTGATCCTGCTGGGCTGGTCTACATCGGTCTGGCTCTGCCCGCCCGGGTGATGGGTCGACGTATAGAGACTGGCCTTCAGTCCCATGTCTACCGGACTTATGCCTATGAGCTGCATCTGGATGGCGATCGGGAACAGGTGCGCCGGGGGACGGTCATGCGGATTCTGGAACAGCTGGATCGGGCCTTGCGCTCGCGGGGCTGA
- a CDS encoding helix-turn-helix domain-containing protein, which translates to MTRTNDTYDVKPAAPGVERNARVRDLTPAQRRAVVFAQQQVIRAKAAKKAKEERQANLNKMWMEEDGMEASRQRAASASDGRAVPHTVSLREALGHVLRELRTNDHKTLREVSEKAGVSLGYLSEVERGQKEASSELLSSIADALGLGVPQTLRMVADYLESTQE; encoded by the coding sequence ATGACTCGAACCAACGATACCTATGATGTCAAGCCGGCTGCACCCGGAGTGGAGCGCAATGCACGGGTTCGTGATCTGACACCTGCCCAGCGTCGTGCCGTCGTCTTCGCCCAGCAACAGGTTATCCGCGCCAAGGCCGCCAAGAAGGCCAAGGAGGAGCGCCAGGCCAATCTGAACAAGATGTGGATGGAGGAGGACGGCATGGAGGCCAGCCGTCAGCGGGCAGCCTCCGCCAGCGATGGCCGGGCCGTCCCCCACACCGTCTCCCTGCGCGAGGCCCTGGGCCACGTGCTGCGCGAGCTGAGGACCAATGATCACAAGACCCTGCGTGAGGTCAGCGAGAAGGCCGGCGTGTCCCTGGGCTACCTGTCCGAGGTGGAACGCGGCCAGAAGGAGGCCAGTTCTGAACTGCTGAGCTCCATCGCCGACGCGCTGGGCCTGGGTGTGCCGCAGACCCTGCGGATGGTGGCGGACTATCTGGAGTCCACTCAGGAGTAA
- a CDS encoding aldo/keto reductase yields the protein MTGNVTDTVITLNNGVSIPQLGLGVFQTPDGEATSQAVTWALQAGYRHIDTAMIYGNEQSVGEGLRRSGVDRRDVFLTTKLWNEDIRAGRAKEAFKESLDRLGVDYLDLYLIHWPAQGWQQAWEDMEELYTQRRVRAIGVCNFQKHHLDELHTISGTKPAVDQIESSPQFVNGDLIDYCHGTLRVDVEAYSPLGGTGGNLLADPRLKAMAERYDRSPAQIVLRWHLQRGVIVIPKSTHKDRIEQNAQVFDFELSDEDMQAIAAMNRDERTGADPDNFDF from the coding sequence ATGACCGGAAACGTCACCGACACCGTCATCACCCTCAACAATGGGGTCAGCATTCCCCAGCTGGGGCTCGGGGTCTTCCAAACACCTGATGGCGAGGCCACCAGCCAGGCCGTCACCTGGGCCCTGCAGGCGGGCTACCGCCACATCGACACCGCCATGATCTACGGCAACGAACAGTCCGTGGGGGAGGGCCTGCGCCGCTCCGGGGTTGACCGGCGGGATGTCTTCCTGACTACCAAGCTCTGGAATGAGGACATCCGCGCTGGGCGGGCCAAGGAAGCCTTCAAGGAGAGCCTGGACCGGCTGGGCGTGGACTACCTGGACCTCTACCTGATCCACTGGCCCGCCCAGGGCTGGCAGCAGGCCTGGGAGGACATGGAGGAGCTCTACACCCAGCGGCGCGTGCGGGCCATTGGGGTCTGCAACTTCCAGAAGCACCACCTGGACGAGCTGCACACTATCAGTGGCACCAAGCCGGCGGTCGACCAGATTGAGTCCTCGCCCCAGTTCGTCAACGGCGACCTGATCGACTACTGCCACGGCACCCTGCGTGTGGATGTGGAGGCCTACAGCCCCCTGGGCGGCACCGGCGGCAACCTGCTGGCCGACCCCAGGCTCAAGGCCATGGCCGAGCGCTACGACCGCTCACCGGCACAGATCGTGCTGCGCTGGCATCTGCAGCGCGGGGTCATCGTCATCCCCAAGTCCACCCACAAGGACAGGATTGAGCAGAACGCGCAGGTCTTCGACTTCGAGCTGAGCGACGAGGACATGCAGGCCATCGCCGCCATGAACAGGGATGAACGCACTGGCGCGGATCCCGACAATTTTGACTTCTGA
- the miaA gene encoding tRNA (adenosine(37)-N6)-dimethylallyltransferase MiaA has translation MTSAEPEQPAGEGPRIVSIVGPTASGKTALGVALAQAFEARGQTAHIVNADAYQMYRGMDVGTAKPSVGERQAVIHHLIDIIEPEEAMSVARFQAMARSLIADLRTRGIRPILVGGSGLYTRAVIDGLSFPGTDPSVRARLEELAQEEGPGLLFRELQERDPEAAARMDPRNVRRTVRALEVMDITGRPYSASLPRYRYLMPALQLGLDLPREELDRRIDQRTQAMRDRGLVDEVSGLRNRLGPTASRALGYQQILDYLDGRTDLDAAFELIAQKTKRLARKQMGWFGRDPRIHWLNALAPDLAQQALDLVDQADQGCFDQADAQADLSDQGRVTRHHLGAL, from the coding sequence ATGACATCCGCTGAACCAGAGCAGCCCGCCGGGGAGGGACCCCGCATCGTCTCCATCGTGGGTCCCACAGCCTCGGGCAAGACCGCCCTGGGAGTGGCCCTAGCACAGGCTTTTGAGGCGCGCGGGCAGACGGCTCATATCGTCAATGCCGATGCCTACCAGATGTACCGGGGGATGGATGTGGGCACGGCCAAGCCTTCGGTAGGGGAGCGGCAGGCGGTGATCCACCACCTGATCGACATCATCGAGCCGGAGGAGGCCATGAGCGTGGCCCGCTTCCAGGCCATGGCCCGGTCCCTGATAGCCGACCTCCGGACGCGAGGAATCAGGCCAATCCTTGTGGGCGGCTCCGGGCTCTATACCCGGGCTGTCATTGATGGCCTGTCCTTCCCTGGCACTGACCCGTCGGTCAGGGCCAGGCTGGAGGAGTTGGCCCAAGAGGAGGGCCCCGGGCTGCTCTTCCGCGAGCTGCAGGAGCGGGACCCGGAGGCTGCGGCCCGGATGGATCCTCGGAATGTGCGCAGGACCGTGCGGGCCCTGGAGGTCATGGACATCACTGGACGGCCCTACTCGGCCAGTCTGCCCCGATATCGCTACCTGATGCCCGCCCTGCAGTTGGGACTGGACCTGCCCCGGGAGGAGCTGGACCGCAGGATCGACCAGCGCACCCAGGCCATGCGCGACCGGGGGCTTGTTGACGAGGTGAGCGGGCTGCGAAACCGCCTGGGGCCCACGGCTTCCCGTGCCCTGGGCTATCAGCAGATTCTGGACTACCTGGACGGCCGCACCGACCTGGATGCCGCCTTCGAGCTGATAGCGCAGAAGACCAAGCGCCTGGCCCGCAAGCAGATGGGCTGGTTCGGCCGGGATCCGCGTATCCACTGGCTGAATGCCCTGGCCCCGGACTTGGCTCAGCAGGCCCTGGACTTGGTGGACCAGGCCGACCAAGGCTGCTTCGACCAGGCGGATGCCCAGGCCGACCTTTCAGACCAGGGAAGGGTGACCAGACACCATCTGGGAGCGCTTTGA
- the pgsA gene encoding CDP-diacylglycerol--glycerol-3-phosphate 3-phosphatidyltransferase, which translates to MQEHAESETGRERRRLLEGWNSPPNLVTYTRILLVLIFIALDLMAGPWGERRPGMRWTAAVLFILAASTDKLDGWLARRYNQVTELGKLMDPIADKLLICSALIVASVFGELWWWITLLFLVRELGITLLRVLVINKQGQVIAASRAGKYKTLFECIGLGMLMVPLSPVWPWYLVTTRVVILVALALCLYSGAEYLIGMRR; encoded by the coding sequence ATGCAGGAGCATGCCGAGTCAGAGACCGGTCGTGAGAGGCGTAGGCTTCTCGAAGGATGGAATTCTCCCCCAAATCTGGTCACCTACACCCGTATCCTCCTGGTCCTGATCTTCATCGCTCTGGATCTGATGGCCGGTCCTTGGGGCGAGCGCAGACCTGGCATGCGGTGGACCGCCGCAGTGCTCTTCATCCTCGCCGCCTCGACCGACAAGCTTGACGGGTGGCTGGCCCGCCGATACAACCAGGTGACCGAACTGGGCAAGCTCATGGATCCCATTGCCGACAAGCTGCTGATCTGCTCAGCGCTGATTGTGGCATCCGTCTTCGGCGAGCTCTGGTGGTGGATCACCCTGCTCTTCCTAGTGCGGGAACTGGGCATCACCCTGCTGCGGGTCCTGGTCATCAACAAGCAGGGCCAGGTCATCGCCGCCTCCCGGGCTGGCAAGTACAAGACCCTGTTTGAGTGCATCGGTCTGGGTATGCTCATGGTGCCCCTGTCGCCTGTTTGGCCCTGGTACCTGGTGACAACCCGTGTGGTCATCCTGGTGGCCCTGGCCCTCTGCCTCTACTCGGGGGCAGAATACCTGATAGGGATGCGGCGATGA